The Brassica rapa cultivar Chiifu-401-42 chromosome A10, CAAS_Brap_v3.01, whole genome shotgun sequence genome segment GGCCAAGGTACTGATGATCCACAGCCAATTTTGTTTCAGCTTTGTGCACAAACACAATGCAACGAAAAAAGGTTTCTAACGCTTGTTCTTAAAATATTAATCCAGAACCAAATCCTTACATGGGACATTTAGCATGGGGTGATGCATTTGTAGTGACAGCAGATTCTGTCAGTCTCATAAGTGAAGCCTGCAGCACCGGGTATATAACATACTGAGATAATCCTTTCAGTTTTCTTATTCTTTCGTATTATCGCGTACAGAAACTATATGGGCTGAGTAATACTTCTATGCTGCAGGAAACCAGTGTATGTTATAGGAGCCGATCACTGTAAATGGAAGATTGCAGATTTCCACAAGTCTTTGAGGGAACGAGGAGTCGTTCGCCCATTTACAGGTTTCGAAGACGTGAGTATCTCTACATTTTCTTAGAACACTCTAGCTAGTTTTCCCATTTTTCATTCTCCATGGCAATGGAACATAGGGAGTTTTCTGGTCAGACTTGTGTTGCATCCGCCATGTCTCCATGATGTTCATTGATCTGGTCTggtattaaatgttttttttttattgtatagaTGTCGGAAAGTTGGAGTTATCCGCCATTGAATGACACAGCAGAAGCAGCGATGAGAGTACGGAGTGCATTAGCTGCACGTGGATGGAGTCTACGCTCTTGAAAACTACCAtacgtttttttgtttgtacaaTTTATTTCTGGAATCACATTTCTCGAAAGTTGTAGAGAAAGAGAAGCCTAAGACAATCGGATGtgcagaaagaaagaaagaaaaggtgaCGGTACCATTTTGAAGGGTTTATTTACGTCTCTTGTGCCCTAAATTTTTTGCTCATATTACCACACAGTGAATCTCTACTCTATACCTCTTCTCAATTGGAGTGGTGGCTCTTTGTGAAATAAAGAGAGTGGGGGAAGTTCTTTCTTTTTCCCCTTTGTATTGACTTGTCGGTGATATTCGAATGTGTCGAATGAAAAAATCTCACACGTTCAATAATTTCGTTTTTGATACAATTATAGGTTGAGGTAGTTACAAGAAGAAACGAGAAGGCAAGGTTGCCTTGAGAAACCTTGTctgttttagttaattttttccATGAACCAAACAAATTACAAAATGGTCTAACTCGGAAGGTTGTGCACAGATCACAATTAACAATTTAATTGGTTGTCTCTGTACAACTTAACCAGAGCTGATGCTTTTGTACACAAACAAACCAGCCATGGCTGGAACTATCTGCAAGGCCACAACATTGTAAAGAGAAAAAACAGGAATCAAACTTGACAATAAAATGTGAAAAGAAGGcagaaaccaaaaataaaaactttgtaAAAAGTGAAAGACACAGATAACCTCCAATTATGCAATTAAAAAGGTTAGGGTGATTTTGTAAGAACAAAGGAACATAAGGGCCATTACTGCAACAAAGATGAAAATATAAACAGAGAGGTTTTGCCAATTCAGAGAAGAAGCATcaaaaaggagagagagagctcGAACTCTTCCGCCGTCGTCGTCGGAGAATACAGTAAAAGAACCTATATATACATCTCAGACGTGACTCATCAGAAGTCCGACAACGCTAACAGTTGACGGAGATGGAGAAAGTAAAGATCGAAGAGATTCAGTCCACCGCTAAGAAACAGCGGATTGCTACTCACACTCACATCAAGGGTCTTGGCCTCGAGGTTCTCCTCCTCTCTACACTTTATCGCTCGAACTTCGTCAGTTTTTATAAGGATTTAAAGCTCATTGCTTTTGTTTGGTACGCGCAAGAGAGTCAGAGTATAGTGTTTCTAGATGTAACTGCAAGTAGGTTACTCTATACTCGTGTAGCTCAATGTtctttagggtttaaagttttaggctttataaggttttatagcTAAACTGACAGTTATGTCTCAAAGCATTAGTGTGGTTTCTTTCTATAGCTTGGAATGTAGTTTCGTTTGCTGATTCAGTGTCTTCTTCTCTAGCCAACCGGAATCCCTATACCATTGGCGGCTGGATTTGTCGGTCAGCTTGAGGCAAGAGAGGCAGCTGGTCTTGTAGTGGACATGATCAAGCAGAAGAAAATGGCTGGCAAGGCTCTTCTGCTCGCTGGACCTCCGGGGACAGGGAAAACAGCATTGGCTCTTGGAATATCCCAAGAGCTGGGTAGTAAGGTTAGTCTCAGATGTCTTTAGCTTACATCTCTTATGTTCCATGACTCCCACATGGCTTCGTTAGATATGGTATGAATGCTTTTTTATTCTTGTTTGCAGGTTCCCTTCTGTCCAATGGTTGGATCTGAGGTTTACTCATCGGAGGTTAAGAAGACTGAGGTTCTCATGGAGAATTTTAGGCGTGCCATTGGGTTACGTATCAAGGAAACCAAAGACGTCTACGAAGGAGAGGTGTGTGTGATGCTATTTTTCAGTTTCTTGTGATGTTGTGTAGTAATATGTCTTTTTATCATCAGATTCTTAACAAGTTTTCCTTGAGTTCTAGGTTACGGAGCTGTCCCCAGAAGAAACTGAAAGTCTTACCGGAGGTTACGGCAAAAGCATCAGTCATGTTATCATTGGACTCAAGACAGTCAAAGGAACCAAACAACTTAAGTTGGATCCCACTATCTACGATGCCTTGATCAAGGAGaaggttagttttttttacttCTTGGCACCTGTCATTTTTTTAATCTGTTTGTTACCCAGGTCAGAGAAATTTTATCCTTTGCTATGAGTTATCAGGTCATTATGTACGCAGGTTCATCTTATATTTACTCTTTGGCTCTCAGGTAGCTGTAGGAGATGTTATATACATTGAAGCAAACAGTGGAGCTGTAAAGCGGGTGGGTAGGAGTGATGCTTTTGCCACTGAGTTCGATCTGGAAGCAGAAGAATATGTTCCACTTCCCAAAGGAGAGGTTcacaaaaagaaagagataGTGCAGGTTTACCTTCTATGACCTTTTCTTATCCCAAGAACTCTCCCTCTAATTATCATCATTGTCAATATTATGTTTTACGGATAATTATACATCGTACGTTTGTTCTTTTGTGGTAGCCTCTAAAAGCTTTCTTGACTTTGGTTAGGATGTGACGCTTCAAGATCTGGACGCAGCAAATGCTCGACCTCAAGGCGGGCAGGATATACTTTCTTTGATGGGCCAAATGATGAAACCCCGGAAGACTGAGATCACTGATAAGCTGCGCCAAGAAATTAACAAGGTGATCTTCTTCACTTAGACCTAAATGATTCTTGCTTAAATTTTGCTACAGGACTAATATTATGTAACGTATGATTATTGCAGGTGGTGAACCGTTACATAGATGAAGGTGTTGCAGAGCTTGTTCCCGGAGTTCTATTTATCGATGAGGTATTTTCCTAAATAAATTATCTCATTCCACCATGTCCATGTTACTCAAAACTCAGGATCAGTAATTGAACTCTCCTAACTTCAGGTTCATATGCTTGATATGGAGTGTTTTTCTTACTTAAACCGTGCTCTTGAGAGCTCGTTATCTCCGATAGTGATATTCGCAACAAATAGAGGAGTTTGCAACGTAAGGTGAGGATAAACGCTAGACCGTTGTATAGATAAAACTATCAGTTTCTCCCTTTGGAAATCATGTGAACTTGGGTTTAACTTAGTGCTGTGAATCACTTTGTTTTTGCAGAGGGACTGATATGCCGAGTCCCCATGGAGTCCCTATTGACTTGTTAGATCGGTTGGTCATTATCAGGACCCAGATCTATAACCCCTCTGAAATGATACAGGTTACTCGGTTgccattttagtttttttgcaTTCCAGTTAAGTAACAACATTCTAAAAGATTTAGTTATGTCGTCAGATTATAGCTATCCGTGCGCAAGTAGAAGAGCTAACAGTGGATGAAGAATGCTTGGTCCTACTTGGGGACATTGGGCAAAGAACATCCTTAAGGTTGAAAGACTGAACTAGCATTATTGCTTCTTGCAAGATTCTTTTCTACTTGGTCTAAACTTTTCTTTTCTGCTTTCACTTCCAGGCACGCGGTTCAGCTTCTGTCTCCTGCCAGTATCGTGGCGAAAATGAATGGACGTGATAATATTTGCAAGGTACTACTTCCTTATGAATCTTGGCACAAAACAAAAgcagtaaaaaaaaatgaatgttaCGGTTAATCTCTTTGTATTTTTGACAGGCTGATATAGAGGAAGTAACATCACTCTACCTTGACGCCAAATCTTCAGCAAAGCTTTTGCACGAGCAGCAAGAGAAATACATCTCATGAGAAACACACTAATCGAatgtttttgcttctttttaAGCCATTATGTAATGCCTATGACAATGGAGAAATCTTAATTTAATGGGATACAATTGGTTTCATGATAACATTTATTCGATTGTTGCTTGCTTACCTACGTTAGTTGTGATTCTTAATGTTGTGTATTCTTAGTTACATAACAGACTTGGAACGATGCTTCAAGAACAAACAACTTGTAAAGTGTAATCATTATCAAGAGAAAGTTGTAAACGGAAACAGTAGAGCAAGAGGGCGTTTCTTACCAACAATAGTATCTGGGCCAAATTTATAAACAATAGAAAGTTGTGGGGGGTGTCTTTATAAAACTTTCGCTACGATGTTTTAGGGTAAGAGTGACTAAACCAGAAGGCTAGGGTTTTTGTTTACGAGGAAGAAGATGACGACGAAATCGCTAACCGTTGAAGAAGTTctaaaagagaagaaaacacacGACCTAGATTCCGTCAAGGAACTTAATCTCGGCCACAGAGCTCTCACTGACGTTAGTTTCGTTTTTGCAAAACTCTGTTCCCAAAATTGAAACGAAAAACCCTAATTGTGAAATTGATTCATCAGGTATCTTGCTTGAGCAAGTTCAAAAACTTGGAGAAGCTCGACCTCCGTTTCAACAATCTCACTGATCTCCAGGTAAAAAAACCAAtagacttttaaaaaaaaacggcACCTTTTACTTGAATATTTAGTTGAAGACCTTAGAAGCTTATCTTCATGTTTTGTTTGTAGGGACTCAAGTCCTGTCTGAATTTGAAGTGGCTGTCGGTTGTGGACAATAAATTGCAGAGCTTGAGTGGAATCGAGGGATTAACTAAGCTTACAGTAAGTTCCAATTCATTTCATGAAGTTCTTTCAGCACTGAAGATGATTCAACTTTGGTTTGCAATCAGGTGCTGAATGCTGGAAAGAATAAGCTCAAGTCTATGAATGAGATCTCTTCTCTTGTCAATTTGTGTGCCTTGATTTTGAACGGTGAGTTTGGAACTACACTAATCAtatgttttgtctttttgtaTCCACCACAAGCTTACAACTGATGACTTGTTTTCCACTTCTTGCAGACAATGAGATATCCTCTATCTGCAAGCTAGATCAACTCAAAGACTTGAACAGTCTCGGTATGTTCTTCACATCAGAATCAACATTGTTACTCTCTTTAGAAGTTTCATCTACTTTAAGTTTTGTTGTGGATTTGATGATGCAGTGCTTTCTAGGAACCCTATCAGTGAAATCGGTGACTCACTTTCAAAGCTGAAAAAACTCACAAAAGTAAGCTTCGAGTTTTCTCCATGTTTCTAGAATCAGAACTAAAAGTTAACCCTCTTGCCTATTCCCTTGTTTCAGGTTTCTTTGTCTGACTGCAGAATAAAAGCTATCGGGTCTTCTCTCAAGTCATGCTCTGATTTGAAAGAGCTACGACTCGCCCACAATGAGATTAAGGTTATCTCTCTTCCATAGATAAACACACTGACCTGTGTACCAATTCCACAGTCTTTTACTTATATTGCTAATAATCACGTTCAGGCTCTCCCAGCAGAACTTGCACTCAACAAGAGACTACTTAATTTGGACGTGGGAAACAAtatgatcatgagtctctctgGTTTAGAGGTATAAGTAAAAGCGTACTTTTCTCCTTGTCTAAAGCTCATTAAAGCTTTTTGCGTTGATCTAAGTTGTTTGGGAACTAGGTTTTGGGAACACTATCTTGCTTGCGAAACTTGAATATTCGAGGAAACCCCATCTCTGATAACGAGAAGTCAGCTAAGAAGGTTGACAACCACTTTCTTTGTTACTTAGTGTTTGCTACGTGTAGAAATCAAATAAGAATGAGAATAcatatgttttaaaatgttcGCAGGTGAGAAAGTTGCTTCCTTCTTCAGTGAATGTCTTTAACGCTAAACCCTTGGAGAAAAGCTCGAAGAATGCAAAGCATGTTAGATTTGATACCGAAGATGTGACCTTTGATAGTCGTCTCAGCAAATCagcagaagaggaagaagaagaatccaaaGTGGAACGGAAAACCAAGAAGAGCTCTAAGAGAAACAAGtcggaggaggaagaagaagaagctgataaTGAAGGTGGcaagagcaagaagaagaagaagtctaaGAGCAATCCAGATATAGATCAAGTTCAAGTAgaaaagaaggaagaagatgcTGCTGAGAAGAAACAGAAAAGGGCTAGTCCTAAGAAGTTAATCGATGCTATAGATGATGCTGAGACCTCTATGGCTGAAGTCTTTTCCAGGGGCGATGTGTCGAAGGATTCTGGAGATGTTGTtgagaagaataagaagagaaGCAGTGTGCAAGAGACGGGTGTGGTGAGAGTGGTGGATactcacaagaagaagaaaacaggaAATAAGCAGCAGAGCAAGAGTGCAGTGGCTGAGCTTCCTGGCGAAGTTGAAATCGGGTTGGGAGGAGAGTCAAAGTGGGAGTAAACCGGAAACCTTAAAACTCTATTGAAAACAGATGTCTAGTGATTTTGATCTTCTTTGAAATCGGTTTTGCAGCCTTCAGAAGGTTTAATTTTGTTGTGAAATGAACTTTGTTTTACGTTTTCATACAGTTTTTTTATTTCCTCTTTATGGTAAGCTTCGTCATGTTTCTGGTGAAGCGTTGAATTGAACATGTAGAAAGTTCaaattgattcttgttttgagTCCAACCAAATTGGGAACGACTTAAGGgataaattatatatagatagtgACCAAAGGGCCCAACCTGAAGTGGGCTCATTTGCTAAAGTTTTTCAAAACAGAAGAAGATAAGGTCCCACCGAGACTTGAACTCGGATTACTGGATTCAGAGTCCAATGTCCTGACCATGGGACCGATTTGCTTACGCCAACTATCTATATAAGTCAAAACTAAAAAGAGAGATTTTTATTCTGTAAAATAGAGAGATAAAAAAGTCTTTTAAAAGCAACATCTGACATGTAGTTTGTATTACCATTTTCATCATTTTTTAATTAAGTCcagaggatttttttttttgggtaagtTTTAGGAGATTTagaaaaagataaaacaaaGGTGGATGACACGAGAGTTTTCCCGTGATAAGTTGAATCTCATGAAAGTtagataaatatatacatagatgCAATGTAAAATCCAATGAAAAGGTTAAACAAGACACTAAGATAATAGTGAAATATTATGAATTGTTGCTGGTTTAACCAAGATTATAAGAATGCAATACTATTTGGACAATAATTAAGAGTTATATAAATGAACGCGGTGAATTGCTGTAAGAATTGTTACTTTTGAATAATGGCCAAAAGTATATAGTATAGCATTTTGTCAATTTATCCATGTGATTTGCAAGTAGTAGTCAAAGACTCGAAAGgataaaaagagaaacataataGTTAAGGACCCATATTAACCAGAGCTGTTCATCTATGTTGTATTTTTTTGCATGGTCGTGGGATCCTCTTGACCtcacaaataaattaaattttattttaaattgatatagctaatatgaataatatatagatataggATCTGTAGGAGGGATTTGATTTGACTGATAGAGAAGGCATCTCTTGGGATGTTCCATTagattatttcattattattgTACTCAGCATGTGCTTGTCTCTAATATgccaaacacaaaaaaaaatgaacttcTATAATccaatttattttgaatttttcaagtTTCATATCATGGCGTTGATTTTGAGTTTGTGGAGTTTGATTAGTAAATTAGTATAATGGTTAAGGATGCATCAAAGAAATTTTAGTTATGTACAAACtttgtttgtttcttatttCAAAGTTCAAACATTAAAATAGTTTGCTCAGGAGAAAAATACTATCAATTTTCCTACAATACACTAtccaatgaattttttttttaaatatatggcATATTTGGTAGCCAATATCCTTTTCTCAAATATGTATTCCCTTTGTCTATAGTTCTATACATTTCTTTTCAATCATTTCGTCCAAAAAAGTCACCATGCAAGTGTTTTgtctaaataattttaatttttttgtcatagcATGGTGATTGATGCCTTAGTTTTGAGAATATAGTTCGTCTTTAATCTTCATGAAAACTACTGATCAAAACTCTATTTGCAATTGCTGTTCATATTATTCCCAAATAAAGCCTATCAATAGTTAACTGAATCAAACCATGTTATGCTGCATGTGATGTAAACCTAATATCTAGTTAGACTTTTAGCAAGTACTATTGTCTTCCTATCAAAAAGTAGGTACTATCATAGATGGAAATATCGTTTTATAAACGGTTGTTGCATTAATGAGTTATCGGCAACAAGATTTAACAGTTATGGAAGCACT includes the following:
- the LOC103845555 gene encoding protein phosphatase 1 regulatory subunit SDS22 — translated: MTTKSLTVEEVLKEKKTHDLDSVKELNLGHRALTDVSCLSKFKNLEKLDLRFNNLTDLQGLKSCLNLKWLSVVDNKLQSLSGIEGLTKLTVLNAGKNKLKSMNEISSLVNLCALILNDNEISSICKLDQLKDLNSLVLSRNPISEIGDSLSKLKKLTKVSLSDCRIKAIGSSLKSCSDLKELRLAHNEIKALPAELALNKRLLNLDVGNNMIMSLSGLEVLGTLSCLRNLNIRGNPISDNEKSAKKVRKLLPSSVNVFNAKPLEKSSKNAKHVRFDTEDVTFDSRLSKSAEEEEEESKVERKTKKSSKRNKSEEEEEEADNEGGKSKKKKKSKSNPDIDQVQVEKKEEDAAEKKQKRASPKKLIDAIDDAETSMAEVFSRGDVSKDSGDVVEKNKKRSSVQETGVVRVVDTHKKKKTGNKQQSKSAVAELPGEVEIGLGGESKWE
- the LOC103845554 gene encoding ruvB-like protein 1 — protein: MEKVKIEEIQSTAKKQRIATHTHIKGLGLEPTGIPIPLAAGFVGQLEAREAAGLVVDMIKQKKMAGKALLLAGPPGTGKTALALGISQELGSKVPFCPMVGSEVYSSEVKKTEVLMENFRRAIGLRIKETKDVYEGEVTELSPEETESLTGGYGKSISHVIIGLKTVKGTKQLKLDPTIYDALIKEKVAVGDVIYIEANSGAVKRVGRSDAFATEFDLEAEEYVPLPKGEVHKKKEIVQDVTLQDLDAANARPQGGQDILSLMGQMMKPRKTEITDKLRQEINKVVNRYIDEGVAELVPGVLFIDEVHMLDMECFSYLNRALESSLSPIVIFATNRGVCNVRGTDMPSPHGVPIDLLDRLVIIRTQIYNPSEMIQIIAIRAQVEELTVDEECLVLLGDIGQRTSLRHAVQLLSPASIVAKMNGRDNICKADIEEVTSLYLDAKSSAKLLHEQQEKYIS